The following are encoded in a window of Hippoglossus hippoglossus isolate fHipHip1 chromosome 23, fHipHip1.pri, whole genome shotgun sequence genomic DNA:
- the lemd3 gene encoding inner nuclear membrane protein Man1, whose amino-acid sequence MASVQLTDEELFSELKRFGFTPGPVTENTRPVYLKKLKKLRDEQQQRGSRAGKTRGTAAVNSSSTGGGNTAGFRPASHDVTHLSSNRRPGRKSAVLGFSSDESDAETPLRRKGLNHSGRADRSPAFQQQPKIRPAATPTGANKSQYGAGSALNSSGSSPGPDGQRGVSLGWGVRARSSPEAEGRDYDESGDEDDYEGGTETNSRSLNGCGAPHSVTSKLAGDYSDSDEEEVGALGAEDRRRDRLEARRSHSKAAFARGSQTGGAAREVNPPGSLNMVGSRREEGEEDELKRRDSDPPGGSRSRNFPRKSIYVSLDQNHRRDAGKNNHVDSEDGSPRSGGGSNRFSIGLRPRFTNYSSLSQPYRGNHSNHTAPNHSYSQAALKQKLSGPEDELLQQFKREEVASPGSFSAHYLSMFLLTAACLFFLLLGLMYLRMRGSGASEADGVIRSHPFGSDFDSTYDKADKDLILNLLLNLHDHLANIAGQHDCGDQKCPNRSLSIDEAAAYLKAQNKEFEYLVLSSLEWIVRTGQDVGIRLTAQVADDPVTDVSEIYRLESTHPKMPFTCRFRRAFLTVISRVFLIAVVVGCVWSVVCYVKYRWRREEEETRQMYDMVERIIDVLRSHSEACQENQDLQPYLPIPHVRDSLVQPQERKKMKKIWERAVRFLSANESRIRTEKQRIGGSDFLVWRWIQPALSCDKSSLMPSKVWQGKAFPLDRRNSPPNSLTPCLKIRNMFDPVMEVGENWDLAIHEAILEKCSDNDGIVHIAVDKNSREGCVYVKCLSAEHSGKAFKALHGSWFDGKLVTVKYLRLDRYHQRFPQAQGCSTPLRASILHLKATGTTDTTDTAASPQQHGSANSSVFS is encoded by the exons ATGGCGTCAGTGCAGTTAACGGATGAGGAGCTTTTCTCCGAACTGAAGCGCTTCGGTTTCACGCCGGGCCCGGTCACCGAGAACACCCGCCCGGTGTAcctgaagaagctgaagaagctccgcgacgagcagcagcagcggggctCCCGGGCCGGGAAGACGCGCGGCACTGCGGCcgtcaacagcagcagcactggcgGCGGCAACACGGCGGGATTCAGGCCAGCCAGCCATGACGTCACGCACCTGAGCTCCAACAGGAGACCGGGCCGGAAGTCCGCCGTCCTCGGCTTCAGCTCCGACGAGTCTGACGCCGAAACTCCACTGAGGAGAAAGGGCCTCAATCACAGCGGCAGGGCGGACCGGAGCCCCGCGTTCCAACAGCAGCCGAAGATAAGGCCTGCCGCGACGCCGACCGGGGCGAACAAGAGTCAGTATGGCGCCGGGAGTGCGCTGAATAGCAGCGGCTCTTCCCCGGGTCCGGACGGGCAGAGAGGTGTCTCGTTGGGCTGGGGGGTTCGGGCAAGATCCAGCCCCGAGGCGGAAGGGAGGGATTACGACGAATCGGGAGACGAGGACGATTATGAGGGGGGGACGGAGACGAACTCTCGCTCTTTAAATGGTTGCGGGGCGCCTCACTCGGTCACTAGCAAGTTAGCCGGGGATTACTCAGACTCGGACGAGGAGGAGGTCGGGGCCCTTGGCGCCGAAGACCGGCGGCGGGACAGACTGGAGGCTCGGCGGAGCCACTCGAAAGCGGCGTTCGCCCGAGGGTCCCAGACGGGAGGGGCCGCCAGAGAGGTTAACCCGCCCGGGAGTCTAAACATGGTGGGAAgtcggagggaggagggggaggaagacgAGCTGAAGAGAAGGGACTCGGACCCGCCGGGAGGCTCGCGGAGCCGAAACTTTCCCAGGAAGTCCATCTACGTGTCCCTCGACCAGAACCACAGACGAGACGCCGGCAAAAACAACCACGTCGACAGCGAGGACGGCTCCCCCAGAAGCGGCGGCGGCTCCAACAGGTTCAGCATCGGCTTGAGACCGCGCTTCACCAACTACAGCAGCCTGTCCCAGCCGTACCGGGGCAACCACTCCAACCACACCGCCCCCAACCACTCGTACAGCCAGGCAGCGCTGAAGCAGAAGCTGTCTGGGCCGGAGGACGAGCTGCTCCAGCAGTTCAAACGGGAAGAGGTGGCCTCCCCCGGCAGCTTCAGCGCCCACTACCTGTCCATGTTCCTGCTCACAGCAGCCTGCctcttctttctgctgctggGCCTCATGTACCTGCGGATGAGGGGCTCTGGAGCCTCGGAGGCGGATGGAGTCA ttAGGAGCCACCCTTTTGGCAGCGACTTTGACTCGACTTAT GACAAGGCAGATAAGGACCTGATCCTGAACTTGCTGCTCAATCTACACGACCATCTGGCCAACATCGCTG GCCAGCATGACTGTGGAGACCAGAAGTGTCCAAACAGGAGTCTGTCCATAGACGAGGCCGCCGCATATTTAAAG gcCCAGAATAAGGAGTTTGAGTACCTCGTTCTCAGTTCTCTGGAGTGGATAGTCCGGACAGGACAGGATGTTGGGATAAG gctgaCTGCACAGGTAGCCGATGATCCAGTGACCGACGTGTCTGAGATCTACAGGCTGGAGTCCACACATCCCAAGATGCCCTTCACGTGCCGCTTCCGCCGAGCCTTCCTCACTGTCATCAGCAGAGTCTTCCTCATCGCAGTTG TGGTAGGCTGTGTGTGGAGTGTGGTCTGCTATGTCAAGTATcgctggaggagagaagaggaggagacgaggcaGATGTACGACATGGTGGAGAGGATCATCG ACGTGTTAAGGAGCCACAGTGAGGCTTGCCAAGAGAACCAGGACCTGCAGCCCTACCTGCCCATCCCCCACGTCAGAGACTCCCTGGTTCAGCCTCAGGAGAG gaagaaaatgaagaagatTTGGGAGCGGGCTGTGAGATTCCTCTCAGCCAACGAGTCCCGCATTCgaacagagaagcagaggatCGGTGGATCAGACTTCCTGGTCTGGCGGTGGATACAGCCTGCTCTCAGTTGTGACaagagctcactgatgccctctAAAGTCTGGCAGGGGAAAG CTTTCCCTCTGGACCGGAGGAATTCCCCCCCCAACAGCCTGACTCCATGTCTGAAGATCAGAAACATGTTTGACCCAGTCAT ggaGGTCGGAGAGAACTGGGATTTAGCCATCCACGAGGCTATCCTGGAAAAGTGCAGCGACAACGACGGCATCGTCCACATCGCTGTCGACAAGAACTCTCGAGAG GGCTGCGTCTACGTGAAGTGTCTCTCTGCAGAGCACTCAGGGAAAGCCTTCAAGGCACTTCATGGCTCCTGGTTCGATG GTAAACTGGTGACGGTAAAGTATCTGCGTCTGGACCGATACCACCAGCGCTTCCCACAGGCACAGGGCTGCAGCACGCCCCTGAGGGCCTCCATCCTCCACCTGAAAGCCACGGGCACCACGGACACCACGGACACTGCGGCCAGCCCGCAGCAACACGGCTCAGCCAACTCTTCAGTCTTCTCATGA
- the tmbim4 gene encoding protein lifeguard 4, translating to MSTEKYPRSSIEDDFNYGTNVATASVQVRMDFLRKVYSLLSLQIILTTATSALFMFSQTIKDFVHASPAVVLVSALGSLVLLLALAVYRHKHPVNLYLLLVFTLLEAVSVATAVTFYEYSTVLQALCLTCAVFAGLTAYTFQSKRDFSKLGVGLFACLWILLIAGFMRFFFNSDSTEVVMSAAGALVFCGFIIYDTFLLMKQLSPEEHILASINLYLDIVNLFLHILRLLDSMKKH from the exons ATGAGTACCGAAAAATACCCCAGGTCTTCCATTGAAGACGACTTCAACTATGGCACCAACGTTGCTACAGCGAGTGTCCAGGTTCGAATGG ACTTCCTGAGGAAGGTGTACAGCCTCCTGAGCTTGCAGATCATTCTGACCACGGCCACCTCCGCTCTCTTCATGTTCTCCCAAACCATCAAGGACTTCGTCCACGCAAG TCCTGCCGTGGTTCTGGTTTCGGCTCTGGGCTCTCTGGTTCTCCTGCTGGCCCTGGCCGTGTACAGGCACAAACATCCAGTCAACCTCTAcctgctgcttgtgttt ACCCTGCTGGAGGCGGTTTCTGTGGCCACAGCCG TGACCTTCTATGAATACTCCACTGTGCTGCAAGCCTTGTGCCTGACCTGTGCTGTGTTTGCTGGACTGACAGCCTACACCTTCCAGTCCAAGAGAGACTTCAGCAAATTGGGAGTTGG CCTGTTCGCCTGCCTGTGGATCCTCCTCATCGCAGGCTTCATGAGG TTCTTCTTCAACAGCGACAGCACCGAGGTGGTAATGTCCGCTGCCGGGGCTCTGGTCTTCTGCGGCTTCATCATCTACGACACCTTCCTGCTAATGAAGCAGCTCTCCCCTGAGGAGCACATCCTGGCCTCCATCAACCTCTACCTGGACATCGTCAACCTCTTCCTGCACATCCTGCGTCTCCTCGACTCCATGAAGAAGCACTGA